In Leptospira sp. WS58.C1, a single genomic region encodes these proteins:
- a CDS encoding glycoside hydrolase family 57 protein encodes MISVCFYFEVHQPFRLKPYDFFGIGKDHTYFDEERNRQILRKVSEKCYIPTTNLLLDLIREFKEDFQVTFSISGTAIEQFKLWYPEVLDQFKKLADTGYVEFLSETYYHSLSSLYSEKEFSRQVLKHRKTMKKELGVLPQAFRNTELIYSNNIARLVRKMGYTLMLMEGVDRLLGWRSPNFMYQSKSEPGLKLLTKNYRLSDDIAFRFSEKNWSHFPLNTDKFSRWVHSLAGNGNCVNLFMDFETFGEHQWAESGIFEFLKYLPSAIRKHPDFKFRTVSNAAERSHSLGEIDTEEAVSWADMERDLSAWLGNSMQRQAVQALYALEDRVHSTGDEKIIDTFGRLQTSDHFYYMCTKYFNDGDVHKYFSPYGSPYEAYVYFMNVLQDFKQRLDAPKLHSVQSKKVLPSDFVTAI; translated from the coding sequence ATGATATCTGTGTGCTTTTATTTCGAAGTCCATCAACCGTTTCGTCTTAAACCTTATGATTTTTTCGGAATAGGAAAGGATCATACCTATTTCGACGAGGAGAGAAATAGGCAAATACTCCGAAAGGTATCGGAGAAATGTTATATCCCTACGACAAATCTTCTTTTGGACCTTATCCGCGAATTTAAAGAGGATTTTCAGGTAACTTTTTCCATTTCAGGAACGGCTATTGAGCAGTTTAAACTTTGGTATCCGGAAGTTCTAGATCAGTTTAAAAAATTAGCGGATACCGGATATGTGGAATTCCTTTCGGAGACATACTATCATTCCTTATCTAGTCTTTATTCGGAAAAGGAATTTTCGCGCCAGGTATTAAAACATAGAAAAACGATGAAGAAAGAGTTAGGAGTTCTTCCGCAAGCCTTTAGAAATACGGAATTGATATATTCCAATAATATTGCGCGCCTTGTTCGAAAAATGGGTTATACGCTCATGTTAATGGAAGGAGTAGATCGCCTTTTGGGATGGAGAAGTCCAAATTTTATGTACCAATCCAAATCGGAACCTGGTTTGAAACTTCTGACTAAAAATTACCGTTTAAGCGATGACATCGCTTTTCGTTTTTCCGAAAAAAATTGGTCCCATTTTCCTCTGAATACGGATAAGTTTTCCCGTTGGGTTCATTCCCTTGCCGGTAACGGAAATTGTGTGAACTTGTTTATGGATTTCGAGACATTTGGAGAACACCAATGGGCTGAATCTGGAATATTCGAATTCCTTAAATATCTTCCATCAGCTATTCGTAAACATCCTGATTTCAAATTTAGGACCGTTTCGAATGCAGCGGAACGAAGCCATAGTTTAGGAGAAATCGATACGGAAGAAGCCGTTTCCTGGGCGGATATGGAAAGAGATCTGTCGGCTTGGCTCGGAAATTCAATGCAAAGACAAGCAGTCCAAGCGTTATACGCATTGGAAGATAGAGTTCATTCTACCGGAGACGAAAAGATCATAGATACGTTCGGAAGACTTCAGACTTCGGATCATTTCTATTATATGTGTACGAAATATTTCAACGACGGTGACGTTCATAAATATTTCAGTCCGTACGGATCTCCTTACGAAGCTTACGTTTATTTTATGAATGTTCTTCAAGACTTTAAGCAAAGACTTGATGCCCCAAAATTACATTCAGTTCAGTCAAAAAAAGTTCTCCCTTCCGATTTCGTAACAGCGATATAG
- the malQ gene encoding 4-alpha-glucanotransferase — protein sequence METDREKIWNELGLVPKYYDLDGKLHELDERSALGLLTALGWEEQEARDPKKLLAMIRLSDSSRLLDHIYFSSGEDKERWIRFRWPYLHFPEDCFLKIERENGKTEEFPLELSEPDNTEEELPRKKFVYKIRINDRIEFGYHKLSIHNVPGRFEGLSSVLVVHPEKCYSVEENRKKLGISVQLYAIRSEMNDGIGDFHDLYILADYCSDSGYKVLSINPLHFPYPIPTRDFSPYFSWNRFFKDYLYVHLPWVFEDLDLPETSKRYFGERPKFHKKETSGKYINFESVHEFKLGYLYQAYLEFISSSDPKSKKDKREFSNFVSEQGELLFSHAYWTEKLSGATFYERKSLNSHKKSETNKKTHDREEYIDFIYFLSWVTETQWRRIQEYFKKRKVLLFGDLAVGSDPNGPEVRSFSMDFASSTKVGAPSDLFSPTGQNWGIPPSIPRRMIETRFDHFIKLVRNNMIESGMLRIDHALGLFRLYWIPQGSKGGYVSYPAEHLLKILALESHRKRCVLVAEDLGNVPYEIKEKLMDFGLYSFRVLYFEQRQGEGFIPPNDYPLKSVSVHNTHDLPTLKGYWNGFDIEFRKRTSIWDEETAKVFSTSREREKREILDLLNRENIRIGEENGKDFEISFRDGMFELLGRTSSEYSIFSLHDILMEEEQTNFPGTSEEYPNWKIRYSKDLKGLVLYRGYPADISNLGVKGYGNY from the coding sequence ATGGAAACGGATCGGGAGAAAATCTGGAATGAATTGGGACTAGTACCTAAATACTATGATCTCGATGGGAAACTTCACGAATTAGATGAAAGATCCGCATTGGGACTGTTGACCGCGTTGGGATGGGAAGAACAAGAGGCAAGAGACCCGAAAAAACTTCTGGCTATGATCCGACTTTCCGACTCATCGCGACTTTTGGATCATATTTATTTTTCAAGCGGAGAAGATAAGGAAAGATGGATCCGATTCCGATGGCCATATCTGCATTTTCCTGAGGATTGTTTTTTGAAGATCGAAAGGGAGAACGGGAAAACGGAAGAGTTCCCTCTTGAGCTATCCGAGCCGGATAACACGGAGGAAGAACTGCCTCGAAAAAAATTTGTATATAAAATAAGGATCAACGATCGGATCGAATTCGGATATCATAAATTATCTATTCATAATGTTCCTGGCAGGTTCGAAGGTCTTTCTTCCGTTTTGGTGGTTCACCCGGAAAAATGTTATTCTGTAGAAGAAAATAGAAAGAAGTTGGGTATTTCAGTCCAATTATATGCAATCCGTTCGGAAATGAACGACGGTATCGGAGATTTTCACGACCTCTATATTTTAGCGGATTATTGTTCCGATTCAGGCTATAAGGTCCTCTCCATCAACCCGCTACATTTTCCATATCCGATCCCCACTCGCGATTTTAGCCCGTATTTTTCCTGGAATAGGTTTTTTAAAGACTATTTATACGTTCATTTGCCTTGGGTGTTCGAAGATCTGGACCTTCCGGAAACATCAAAAAGATATTTCGGAGAGAGGCCAAAATTTCACAAAAAGGAAACCTCGGGAAAATACATAAATTTTGAATCGGTCCACGAATTTAAATTAGGATATTTATACCAAGCCTATTTGGAATTTATCTCTTCTTCAGATCCGAAATCAAAAAAAGACAAGAGGGAATTTTCGAATTTCGTTTCTGAACAAGGAGAACTTCTTTTTTCTCACGCATACTGGACCGAAAAATTATCGGGAGCTACTTTCTACGAAAGGAAATCCCTAAACTCGCATAAGAAATCCGAAACAAACAAAAAGACCCACGACAGAGAGGAGTATATTGATTTCATCTATTTTCTCTCCTGGGTAACCGAGACACAATGGAGAAGGATACAGGAATATTTTAAAAAAAGGAAGGTACTATTATTCGGAGATTTGGCAGTGGGCTCGGATCCGAACGGACCGGAGGTCAGAAGTTTTTCTATGGACTTTGCGTCTTCAACGAAAGTGGGGGCTCCTTCCGATCTATTTTCGCCTACCGGTCAGAATTGGGGGATCCCTCCTTCGATCCCTCGCAGGATGATAGAGACCCGTTTCGATCATTTTATCAAATTGGTCCGAAACAATATGATCGAGAGCGGAATGTTAAGGATCGATCATGCTCTCGGATTGTTCCGTCTATATTGGATTCCTCAAGGTTCCAAAGGGGGATACGTATCTTATCCGGCAGAACATTTGTTAAAGATCTTAGCTCTCGAGAGCCATAGGAAACGTTGCGTTCTAGTCGCCGAAGATCTGGGAAATGTTCCTTATGAAATTAAGGAAAAACTAATGGATTTCGGATTGTATTCCTTTCGCGTTCTATACTTCGAACAACGTCAGGGAGAAGGATTTATTCCTCCCAACGATTATCCACTCAAATCCGTTTCCGTTCATAATACCCACGACCTTCCCACCTTGAAGGGATATTGGAACGGATTTGATATAGAATTTAGAAAGAGAACTTCGATTTGGGACGAGGAGACTGCGAAAGTTTTTTCCACCAGTAGGGAAAGGGAGAAAAGGGAAATTTTGGACCTCTTAAATAGGGAGAATATCCGGATCGGGGAGGAAAACGGGAAGGATTTCGAAATTTCATTTAGAGACGGTATGTTCGAACTTTTGGGAAGAACGTCGTCGGAATATTCTATATTCTCACTTCATGATATTCTAATGGAAGAAGAACAGACGAATTTCCCCGGGACTAGCGAGGAATATCCGAATTGGAAGATCCGCTATTCGAAGGATCTGAAGGGACTGGTTTTGTATAGGGGATATCCCGCCGATATTTCAAATTTGGGAGTGAAAGGATATGGAAACTACTGA
- the glgX gene encoding glycogen debranching protein GlgX codes for MNPIRIENERPYRDMGLSFAPGKPYPLGASWDGRGVNFAVYSEYATKVEVCLFADLLSKKEEKRFSLSSRSGPVWHGYFSGLKPGVLYGYRVHGPFEPWEGHWFNPYKVLLDPYAKSIARLPVLDLSLYAYRRENLEKIPKESDISIMSEADNAAFSPLARVIDESFDWSNEHKPSYSWQDTILYEAHIKSMTINHPDIPKDLRGTFLGFCSEPILNHLKSMGITSVELLPIHQSYSGARLQTSGLSDYWGYNTLNFFSPDIRYARKGAEVELLRDFKTMVKTFHSAGIEIILDVVYNHTCEEDHFGPNLHFRGLCNRSYYRLEDHKKMMYRNYSGCGNTLDVSKPVVLDLIINSLRYWASETHVDGFRFDLAASLIRGSDGLPESFPSFIAALKRDPLLSELKLIAEPWDLEGNFQDRFPSPWREWSDTFRDSVRKFWNSGDVDSKEILGHLGQRRLTPETTKDLPFEKLNFITCHDGFTLQDLVSYNGKHNEKNGENNRDGADQNYSWNCGEEGPTHNEDILSMRERQKRNLISNLLLSSSVPMLSGGDELSRTQKGNNNAYCQDNNINFYDWESDAEKEDFFAFVNYLIRYRKSNPIFGKIDTLISDDNSLLWKSIVSDENGVEISDPSFARSGSYPISWYARFRKTDLKNIMRETDSEIGFILLLNPTDREVKFVFPESSIGSPLCKVIDTSEKTFSNRKEILLSSYIAQPKSLVLFEEPGSVLNG; via the coding sequence ATGAATCCGATCCGTATCGAAAATGAACGTCCGTACCGAGATATGGGACTAAGTTTTGCTCCTGGAAAACCGTACCCTTTGGGTGCAAGTTGGGACGGGAGAGGAGTTAATTTCGCGGTTTACTCAGAATACGCTACGAAAGTGGAAGTCTGTCTTTTTGCGGATTTGCTCTCTAAAAAGGAAGAAAAGCGTTTTAGCTTAAGTTCAAGATCGGGGCCTGTTTGGCACGGATATTTTTCCGGCCTTAAACCGGGAGTCTTGTACGGTTATAGGGTTCATGGGCCGTTCGAACCTTGGGAAGGCCATTGGTTCAATCCTTACAAGGTTCTTTTGGACCCGTATGCAAAGTCGATCGCTCGTCTTCCGGTTCTGGATCTTTCTTTATACGCGTATCGTCGGGAGAATTTGGAAAAAATCCCGAAAGAAAGTGACATCTCTATAATGAGTGAAGCGGATAACGCGGCATTCTCTCCTCTTGCTAGAGTGATTGATGAAAGTTTCGATTGGTCGAACGAGCATAAGCCTTCCTATTCCTGGCAAGATACGATCCTATATGAAGCTCATATTAAAAGTATGACTATAAATCATCCGGATATTCCGAAAGATTTACGAGGAACATTTTTGGGATTTTGTTCCGAACCGATACTGAACCATTTAAAAAGTATGGGGATTACTTCCGTCGAACTCTTACCGATCCATCAGTCTTATTCCGGCGCTCGTTTACAGACCTCCGGATTATCCGATTATTGGGGTTATAATACTTTGAACTTTTTCTCTCCGGATATACGTTATGCGCGAAAGGGAGCAGAGGTGGAATTACTCCGGGATTTCAAAACGATGGTAAAAACGTTTCATAGCGCAGGGATCGAGATAATACTCGATGTGGTTTATAATCATACCTGCGAGGAAGATCATTTCGGTCCGAATCTTCATTTTCGCGGTCTATGCAACCGATCGTACTATCGATTAGAAGATCATAAAAAGATGATGTATCGGAATTATTCTGGATGCGGCAATACATTAGATGTTTCTAAGCCGGTTGTGTTGGACCTGATCATCAATAGTCTTAGATATTGGGCCTCGGAAACGCATGTGGACGGATTTAGATTCGATTTAGCGGCAAGTTTGATCCGCGGGAGCGATGGACTTCCCGAATCCTTTCCTTCTTTTATCGCCGCATTGAAACGGGATCCGCTTCTTTCGGAACTCAAACTAATTGCGGAACCTTGGGACTTGGAAGGGAATTTTCAGGACCGTTTTCCTTCGCCATGGAGGGAATGGAGCGATACTTTTCGGGATTCCGTTCGTAAATTTTGGAATTCAGGTGATGTTGATTCTAAAGAAATACTTGGTCATTTAGGACAGAGAAGACTTACACCGGAAACTACGAAGGATCTTCCGTTTGAAAAATTAAATTTTATTACCTGTCACGATGGGTTTACACTTCAGGATTTGGTATCGTACAACGGAAAACATAACGAAAAAAACGGAGAAAATAACAGGGACGGTGCCGATCAGAATTACTCTTGGAATTGCGGCGAAGAGGGGCCTACACATAACGAAGATATTCTCTCTATGAGAGAAAGACAAAAAAGGAATCTGATCTCTAACCTTTTACTGTCTTCCTCTGTCCCGATGCTTTCGGGAGGAGACGAGCTTTCCAGAACTCAAAAAGGAAATAACAACGCATATTGCCAAGATAATAATATTAATTTTTACGACTGGGAATCGGATGCGGAAAAAGAGGATTTTTTTGCGTTCGTAAACTATTTGATCCGGTATAGAAAATCCAATCCTATATTTGGAAAAATTGATACGTTAATCTCGGATGATAATTCTCTTCTCTGGAAATCGATCGTTAGCGATGAGAATGGAGTCGAAATTTCCGATCCGTCGTTTGCAAGAAGCGGATCTTATCCGATTTCCTGGTATGCCCGTTTTAGAAAGACGGATCTTAAGAATATTATGCGGGAAACCGATTCGGAGATCGGCTTTATCCTTCTTTTGAATCCAACGGACAGGGAAGTGAAGTTCGTCTTTCCGGAGTCCAGCATCGGTTCTCCTTTGTGTAAAGTAATAGATACCTCCGAAAAAACTTTTTCCAACCGGAAGGAAATTCTTCTTTCTTCTTATATAGCACAACCTAAGTCGCTAGTCCTTTTCGAAGAACCTGGATCAGTGCTTAACGGATAA
- a CDS encoding lysozyme inhibitor LprI family protein produces MRFLLSSASLLLLAFSLLSKTSEPADPCSKIKNKNDQKKCYMNEYQVADKELNLTYKKIREGLSEPEKVDLKKLQVLWIGYRDGICEGPGLSLP; encoded by the coding sequence ATGCGCTTTCTACTCTCCTCCGCCTCCCTGCTCCTACTTGCATTTTCCCTTTTATCCAAAACATCCGAACCGGCGGATCCTTGTTCCAAGATCAAAAACAAAAACGATCAGAAAAAATGTTACATGAACGAGTACCAAGTCGCTGACAAAGAATTGAACCTTACTTATAAAAAAATAAGGGAAGGTTTGTCCGAACCCGAAAAGGTAGATTTAAAAAAATTGCAAGTTCTTTGGATCGGATACAGAGACGGGATTTGTGAAGGTCCTGGACTTTCCCTGCCGTGA
- a CDS encoding glycosyltransferase family 4 protein encodes MRDAKILMIGWEYPPNITGGLGVACKEIAKNIASLGYNVDFIVPKLHGNEEEIDGIRLLDIRKVWELLGSNEKAELIKENETILESLPERLMFSPYFSPGKKQERSSGITWSSQYAENMTQELSEKIPEIAGGYGPDLYYDIRMFSKIVSLLGEKIRPNIVHAHDWMTFLAANELKRKKNIPTILHVHATEFDRCGESGNEEIKRIEREGFESADRIVSVSEYTKNIIRDKYGIDENKIDVAHNGISPTAEGRENWGENNITDPIILFLGRITHQKGPDYFVKAAAKIVREVPNVKFVMAGSGDLQNRMIELAADLGLGGYFHYTGFLNAEKTHRLYSMCSVYIMPSVSEPFGLTALEAMSHNLPVILSKQSGVSEIVHQCLKFDFWDTDSLAEKAISILKYGPLREEIGNQAKAESERINWMSTAKKIAQVYRSFL; translated from the coding sequence ATGAGAGATGCGAAAATACTCATGATTGGATGGGAATATCCCCCGAATATCACGGGAGGTCTTGGCGTTGCGTGTAAGGAAATTGCAAAAAATATCGCCTCCTTGGGATATAACGTCGATTTTATCGTTCCTAAACTACACGGAAACGAGGAAGAGATAGATGGTATTCGCCTTTTGGACATTCGAAAGGTTTGGGAACTATTGGGATCGAATGAAAAGGCGGAATTAATCAAAGAGAACGAAACGATTTTAGAAAGTCTTCCTGAAAGGCTTATGTTTTCTCCATATTTTTCTCCCGGGAAAAAGCAAGAAAGATCGTCAGGGATAACTTGGTCTTCCCAATATGCTGAAAATATGACACAAGAGTTGTCTGAAAAAATTCCGGAGATTGCAGGTGGATACGGTCCGGATCTATATTACGATATACGAATGTTTTCAAAGATTGTTTCCCTGTTGGGGGAAAAAATAAGACCGAATATCGTCCATGCGCATGACTGGATGACCTTTCTTGCTGCAAATGAGCTGAAGAGGAAAAAAAATATACCTACGATTCTTCATGTCCACGCTACTGAATTCGATCGATGTGGAGAGAGCGGTAATGAGGAAATCAAGCGGATAGAAAGAGAAGGTTTCGAATCCGCTGATCGTATCGTTTCTGTAAGCGAATATACTAAGAATATAATAAGAGATAAATACGGGATCGATGAGAATAAGATAGATGTCGCGCATAACGGTATTTCCCCTACGGCTGAAGGAAGGGAAAATTGGGGAGAGAATAATATTACAGACCCTATCATATTGTTTTTAGGAAGGATTACTCACCAAAAAGGTCCGGATTATTTTGTAAAGGCCGCCGCGAAGATCGTAAGGGAGGTTCCGAATGTGAAATTCGTCATGGCGGGAAGTGGAGACTTACAGAATCGCATGATAGAATTAGCCGCAGATTTGGGCCTGGGAGGTTATTTCCATTATACCGGGTTTTTAAATGCGGAGAAAACTCATCGCCTCTACAGTATGTGTTCCGTTTATATAATGCCGTCCGTTTCCGAACCTTTCGGTTTAACGGCATTAGAAGCAATGTCCCACAATCTGCCCGTCATTTTATCTAAACAATCCGGAGTGAGTGAGATCGTTCATCAATGTTTAAAATTTGATTTTTGGGATACGGATAGTCTTGCGGAAAAAGCGATCTCGATCCTGAAATACGGTCCTTTGAGGGAAGAGATCGGAAATCAGGCCAAAGCCGAATCTGAAAGGATCAATTGGATGTCTACCGCCAAAAAAATCGCCCAAGTGTATAGGAGCTTTTTATGA